One Nicotiana sylvestris chromosome 12, ASM39365v2, whole genome shotgun sequence genomic window carries:
- the LOC138883674 gene encoding uncharacterized protein codes for MVQGSKQWHEVFPFALLGYRSTVCTSVGATPYLLVYGTEVVIPAEVEIPSLRIVAEAEIDEEDEWVKTRLEQLSLIDEKRLAAVCHGQLYQKRMARAYNKKVHPRKFEVGQQVLKRILPHQADAKGKFAPN; via the coding sequence atggtgcaaggATCCAAGCAATGGCATGAGGTGTTTccctttgcgttgttgggttatcgcagtACTGTTTGTACTTCAGTAGGCGCAACTCCTTACTTATTGGTATATGGCACAGAAGtagtgatacccgcggaagttgaaattccatccctccgaattgttgctgaagccgaaattgatgaagaagatgagtgggtcaaaacccgtctggagcaattgagtttgattgatgaaaaaaggtTGGCAGcggtatgtcatggccagttgtatcaaaagagaatggcaagagcgtacaacaagaaggtgcatccccgaaaatttgaagtgggtcagcaagtattgaaacgcatccttccacatcaagcTGAcgctaaaggcaagttcgccccaaattga
- the LOC138883675 gene encoding uncharacterized protein has translation MVQGSKQWHEVFPFALLGYRSTVCTSVGATPYLLVYGTKVVIPAEVEIPSLRIVAEAEIDEEDEWVKTRLEQLSLIDEKRHSPGEQGRTTRVLRIESNVQRKTAIRSPPKELREAAIFKVK, from the exons atggtgcaaggATCCAAGCAATGGCATGAGGTGTTTccctttgcgttgttgggttatcgcagtACTGTTTGTACTTCAGTAGGCGCAACTCCTTACTTATTGGTATATGGCACAAAAGtagtgatacccgcggaagttgaaattccatccctccggattgttgctgaagccgaaattgatgaagaagatgagtgggtcaaaacccgtctggagcaattgagtttgattgatgaaaaaag gcactcacctggagagcaagggagaacaACACGAGTTTTAAGGATAGaaagcaatgttcaaaggaagacagcaatcaggagcccacctaaagaactAAGGGAAGCAGCAATATTCAAAGTAAAATAG